In Streptomyces sp. NBC_01426, one genomic interval encodes:
- the dnaA gene encoding chromosomal replication initiator protein DnaA: MADVPADLAAVWPRVLEKLLGEGQQGIEPKDKQWVERCQPLALVADTALLAVPNEWGKRVLEGRLAPLISDALSRECGRPIRIAITVDDSAGEPAPTPSSQQRESYEPYGGQRPGGHSGHTGHNGPGGHTGPGDDQLPTARPAYPDYQQQRPEPGAWPRGGQQDDYGWQQPRLGGFPDRDPYASPQPGYLQQSEPSGYDQGGYEQQKYEQSSYEQQDSHQQHGYERQQYEQPQQRQIPNRPAPSAPSGGSTSGPLEPTARLNPKYLFDTFVIGASNRFAHAAAVAVAEAPAKAYNPLFIYGESGLGKTHLLHAIGHYARSLYPGTRVRYVSSEEFTNEFINSIRDGKGDAFRKRYREMDILLVDDIQFLASKESTQEEFFHTFNTLHNANKQIVLSSDRPPKQLVTLEDRLRNRFEWGLITDVQPPELETRIAILRKKAVQEQLNAPPEVLEFIASRISRNIRELEGALIRVTAFASLNRQPVDLGLTEDVLKNLIPGGEDSAPEITASDIMAATADYFGLTVDDLCGSSRSRVLVTARQIAMYLCRELTDLSLPKIGAQFGGRDHTTVMHADRKIRALMAERRSIYNQVTELTNRIKNA, encoded by the coding sequence GTGGCTGACGTACCTGCCGATCTTGCCGCAGTGTGGCCACGCGTGCTCGAGAAGCTCCTCGGAGAGGGGCAGCAAGGTATCGAGCCGAAGGACAAGCAGTGGGTCGAACGCTGCCAGCCCCTCGCGCTCGTCGCCGACACCGCCTTGCTCGCCGTCCCCAACGAATGGGGCAAACGCGTTCTCGAAGGTCGCCTCGCGCCGCTCATCAGTGACGCGCTCAGTCGCGAGTGCGGGCGCCCGATCCGGATCGCGATCACGGTGGACGACTCCGCCGGCGAGCCGGCACCCACCCCCTCCTCCCAGCAGCGCGAGTCCTACGAGCCGTACGGCGGCCAGCGCCCCGGCGGCCACAGCGGTCATACGGGTCACAACGGTCCCGGGGGCCACACCGGTCCCGGCGACGACCAGTTGCCGACCGCCCGGCCCGCCTACCCGGACTACCAGCAGCAGCGCCCCGAGCCCGGTGCCTGGCCCCGCGGTGGTCAACAGGACGACTACGGCTGGCAGCAGCCCCGTCTCGGCGGCTTCCCCGACCGCGACCCGTACGCCTCTCCCCAGCCCGGCTACCTCCAGCAGTCCGAGCCCTCGGGATACGACCAGGGCGGCTACGAGCAGCAGAAGTACGAGCAGTCCTCGTACGAGCAGCAGGACTCGCACCAGCAGCACGGGTACGAACGACAGCAGTACGAGCAGCCGCAGCAGCGCCAGATCCCCAACCGGCCGGCGCCCTCGGCCCCGTCCGGCGGCTCCACATCGGGCCCGCTGGAGCCGACCGCCAGACTGAACCCCAAGTACCTCTTCGACACCTTCGTCATCGGCGCCTCCAACCGCTTCGCGCACGCCGCCGCGGTGGCCGTCGCCGAGGCGCCGGCGAAGGCGTACAACCCCCTGTTCATCTACGGGGAGTCGGGGCTCGGCAAGACGCACCTGCTGCACGCCATCGGGCACTACGCACGGAGCCTCTATCCCGGCACCCGGGTGCGCTACGTGAGCTCGGAGGAGTTCACCAACGAGTTCATCAACTCCATCCGCGACGGCAAGGGCGACGCCTTCCGCAAGCGCTACCGCGAGATGGACATCCTGCTGGTCGACGACATCCAGTTCCTCGCGAGCAAGGAGTCGACGCAGGAGGAGTTCTTCCACACCTTCAACACGCTCCACAACGCCAACAAGCAGATCGTGCTGTCCTCCGACCGGCCGCCCAAGCAGCTGGTCACCCTGGAGGACCGGCTGCGCAACCGCTTCGAGTGGGGCCTGATCACCGACGTCCAGCCGCCCGAGCTGGAGACCCGCATCGCGATCCTGCGCAAGAAGGCCGTGCAGGAGCAGCTCAACGCCCCGCCGGAGGTACTGGAGTTCATCGCCTCCCGCATCTCGCGCAACATCCGCGAGTTGGAGGGGGCGCTGATCCGGGTCACCGCGTTCGCCAGCCTCAATCGGCAGCCGGTGGACCTGGGCCTGACGGAGGACGTCCTCAAGAACCTGATCCCGGGCGGAGAGGACAGCGCGCCCGAGATCACCGCCTCCGACATCATGGCCGCCACCGCGGACTACTTCGGGCTCACGGTCGACGACCTCTGCGGCTCCTCCCGCAGCCGGGTCCTGGTCACCGCTCGGCAGATCGCCATGTACCTGTGTCGGGAGCTCACCGATCTCTCCCTCCCCAAGATCGGGGCGCAGTTCGGCGGCCGCGACCACACCACCGTCATGCACGCGGACCGCAAGATCCGCGCCCTGATGGCGGAACGGCGCTCCATCTACAACCAGGTCACGGAGCTCACCAACCGCATCAAGAACGCCTGA